A single Corynebacterium stationis DNA region contains:
- a CDS encoding exonuclease domain-containing protein has protein sequence MTVSTLGASLSISQGNLVYVPSQLTASLTGELRREIALADIDAVDAVQPTAAASGRIVISFADTKNAEWAIAFAPNQDAQGCAEWINDVRSGKITEDHSSPAAGELAATSTPGLDFVAVDVETANGNWASICQIGAVRFVNGEETESKVWLCQPPAGIEHFEDVNISIHGITPDDVKDAPTFAEAAGELLTFLRDDVLVAHNAQFDSTALRSAFLRTQMPVPQISLACSLALARYASKSKVLKVANHKLPTVAKAVGFGSFQHHDALDDARAAGHIISALAPAFANGAGEQTIRDVFDAQGFQLGTMSAEHIMPVLRKDTAPISPEDLGAGTDFRDRTSSDPWGSAEPAEKKEPAKKGQRRPAPWESVATPDTIPDPNPDADKDSPLYGQHVTLTGDFEPFDKGVLWNGIAHHGGQVGKNVTKKTTILVLGEWATTTSKEKRADELNEKGQGIEKWPASKLFEVLELETEPPF, from the coding sequence GTGACGGTTTCAACACTCGGAGCTTCGTTGTCGATTTCCCAGGGCAACCTGGTCTATGTTCCCTCGCAGCTAACAGCCTCGCTAACGGGCGAATTGCGCCGTGAGATTGCCCTGGCAGATATCGACGCTGTCGATGCCGTCCAGCCCACCGCAGCCGCTTCGGGCCGAATTGTCATCAGCTTTGCAGATACTAAGAATGCAGAGTGGGCAATCGCCTTTGCTCCAAATCAAGATGCCCAAGGCTGCGCGGAGTGGATCAATGATGTGCGCTCGGGAAAAATCACCGAAGACCACAGCAGCCCCGCAGCAGGTGAGCTTGCCGCCACCTCTACCCCAGGCTTGGACTTTGTCGCCGTCGATGTCGAGACTGCAAACGGCAACTGGGCGTCTATTTGCCAAATTGGCGCTGTGCGTTTTGTCAATGGCGAAGAGACAGAATCCAAAGTGTGGCTGTGCCAACCGCCCGCAGGGATTGAGCACTTTGAAGACGTCAACATCTCCATCCACGGCATCACGCCTGACGATGTCAAAGACGCCCCAACTTTTGCCGAAGCAGCCGGTGAATTGCTGACTTTCCTGCGTGACGATGTCCTCGTCGCGCACAATGCGCAGTTCGATTCCACGGCTTTGCGCTCAGCATTCTTGCGTACCCAGATGCCCGTACCGCAGATTTCTTTGGCGTGTTCTTTGGCGTTGGCGAGGTATGCATCGAAAAGCAAAGTGCTCAAGGTCGCCAACCACAAGTTGCCTACCGTGGCCAAGGCGGTGGGCTTCGGCAGCTTCCAGCACCACGATGCGCTTGACGATGCCCGCGCTGCCGGCCACATCATCTCCGCCCTCGCGCCGGCTTTCGCGAACGGTGCTGGCGAGCAAACCATCCGCGACGTATTCGATGCCCAGGGCTTCCAACTGGGCACCATGTCGGCTGAGCACATCATGCCGGTGCTGCGGAAAGATACCGCCCCAATTTCTCCTGAAGATTTGGGCGCGGGTACTGATTTCCGTGACCGCACCTCATCCGACCCCTGGGGTTCGGCTGAGCCGGCGGAGAAGAAAGAGCCTGCGAAGAAGGGCCAGCGCCGCCCCGCCCCGTGGGAGTCCGTGGCTACCCCGGATACCATTCCAGACCCGAATCCTGATGCGGATAAGGACTCGCCTTTGTATGGCCAGCATGTCACTTTGACCGGCGATTTTGAACCTTTTGATAAGGGCGTGTTGTGGAACGGGATTGCGCACCACGGCGGCCAGGTGGGCAAGAATGTCACTAAGAAGACCACCATTTTGGTGCTCGGCGAATGGGCAACGACCACTTCGAAGGAAAAGCGTGCGGATGAGCTCAATGAGAAGGGCCAGGGCATTGAAAAATGGCCGGCTTCCAAGCTCTTTGAGGTCTTAGAGTTAGAAACCGAACCACCGTTTTAA